GATGAGGTAGAAGACTGGCTACTGCTGGCCACCGACCTGCAGGAAATAGGCTATCCGTACGAGTTCAACTAGGGGCCGCGCCAGTGCCAGCCAATTGCTGGCCCGAGGTGTGGGAGGGCCACGGCGGTACTTTTACCCTAGCCAGCGCGGAAGGCCGGTTTACGGAAGTGACGATTGCGCTGCCGGTGGGGTAGCTAATTAAGACCTGTAGTTTTGCTTATTACACTGGTTTACATAATTCATTCAAACGGCTTATAGAAGCGTGTTTTTTACATTTAACTAAATGGTTCAAGACGCGATAACAGTCGAGGCAAAATATCAAAAATTTGTCGAAAGAATTTGTGTTTCAGAAACTGTTTGGGGATTGCAAAGTGAAGCTGGGTGGGCAGTTTCTGAATCAAACGATTTTGAGGATACAGAGCTATTACCTTTTTGGTCTGACCGGGCTTATGCTGCTGCTTGTGCCAAAAATGAATGGTCTACCTATATCCCAACGCCAATACCGCTTGCTGAATTTTTAGAAAGCTGGTGTGTAGGTATTTATAATGATGGTGGATTAATAGCGACCAATATGGACGTGAATATGTTCGGCAGAGAAGTAGAGCCATTAGAACTCATATTGGAAGTTCTGAAGCAAGCTGATAAGATTTTTAAAGCACTAAGCTTTCGGGACTATGAAAGCCCGGAAATGCTTCGTAAGCAAGTTCAGACTATTTTAAAGACATAGACCTTTGTAAAAAATGAATTATAAGATTGTAGTAGTTTCGGCATTAATTTCTTCAGCAGGTAATTCTACCCATGCCCAAACCATTCACTCGCCCTCGGGCAAGCTAGCCCTGCGCTTTAGCCTGAGCGCGGCCGGCGAGCCGACGTACCAACTGAGCTACGGCGCCAAGCCGGTGCTGAAACCCAGCCGGCTAGGGGTGCTGGTGAAGGGCCAGCCCGGTTTTGAGCAGGGCCTGACGGTGGCGCGCGTCGATAGCAGCCAGCACGACGATACCTGGACGCCCGTGTGGGGCGAAACCAAGACCATCCGCAACCACTACCGCGAGCTAGCCGTGACGGTGCAGCAGGCCGCCGCGCCCCGGCGCCGGATGGTGCTGCGCTTCCGGGTGTTCGACGATGGGCTGGGCTTCCGCTACGAGTGGGCCGCGCAGCCGGGCTTCACCTACTTCGTGGTGAGCGGCGAGCGCACCGAGTTCAACCTGCCCGCCGACCACAAGGCATTCTGGATTCCGGGCGACTACGACTCTAACGAGTACGCCTACACTACCTCGCGGCTGAGCGCCGTGAACACCACGCCTATCAAGCCCATCGAGCTGCCGGCCGCGCCCACGCGGGTGCAAACGCCGCTCATGCTCAAGGCCGATAACGGGCTGTACGTCAACATTCACGAGGCGGCGCTGGTCAACTACCCGGCCATGATGCTGAACGTGGACACCAAAACCTTCGGCCTGGCTAGCCAGCTCGTGCCCGACGCCGTGGGCAACCTCGCCTACCTGCAAGCACCCGAGCACACACCCTGGCGCACGGTGGTAGTAGCCGACAACGCGCCCGCCGTGCTGGCCAGCAAGCTCATCCTCAACCTCAACGAGCCCAGCAAAATCGCCGATACGGGCTGGATTAAGCCCCAGAAATTCGTGGGCGTGTGGTGGGAAATGCAAACCGGCAAAGCCACCTGGAACTACGCCGACACCACCAACATCAAGCTGGCCGGCACCAACTGGAACAAGCTCAAGCCCAACGGCCGCCACGGCGCCAACACGGCTAATGTGAAGCGCTACATCGACTTCGCCGCCGCGCACCACATCCCCGGCGTGCTGGTCGAGGGCTGGAACGTGGGCTGGGAAGACTGGGTCGGTAACTGGAAGGAGGAAGTGTTTGACTTCGTGACGCCTTATCCCGACTTCGACGTGGATGAGTTGCGCAACTACGCTGCCGACAAGGGCGTCAACATCATCATGCACCACGAAACCAGCGGCTCGGTCACCAACTACGAGCGCCGCCAGGAAGACGCCTACAAGTTCATGAACGACCACGGCTACACCTCGCTCAAGACCGGCTACGTGGGCAAAATAATCCCCCGGGGCGAGCACCACGACGGCCAGTGGATGGTGAATCACTACCTGCGCACCGCCCAAAAAACGGCCGCCAGCCGCATTATGGTTGATATGCACGAGTCGGTACGGCCCACCGGCCTGCACCGCACCTACCCCAACTGGCTAGCCTGCGAAGCCGCTCGCGGCAACGAGTTCAATGCCTTCAGCGAGGGCAACCCGCCCGAGCACGAGACGATTTTGCCCTTCACCCGCTTCATGGGCGGGCCGATGGACTACACGCCCGGCATCTTCAAGCTCACCAACTACGAGCCCACCGGCCAGCGCCGCGTGCACACCACCCTAGCCAAGCAATTGGCGCTGTACGTGACGCTCTACTCGCCCCTGCAAATGGCCGCCGACCTGCCCGAAAACTACAACGCCCACCTCGACGCCTTCAAGTTTATCGAAGACGTGCCCGTCGATTGGGACGATACCCGCATCCTGGCTGCCGAGCCCGGCGACTACATCACCACCGTGCGCCAGGCCAAGGGCAAAGACGAGTGGTACCTGGGCAGCATCACCGACGAAAACGCCCGCACCCAGCCCATTAAGCTCGATTTTCTCACCCCCGGCCAGCGCTACGAAGCCACTATCTACGCCGATGGCAAAGGCGCCGACTGGCAGAAAAACCCCGCTAGCTACCAGATTACCAAGCAAGTCGTCACCAGCAAGTCGGCCCTCACGCTCAAGCTGGCGCCGGGCGGCGGCGCGGCCATCAGCTTCAAGCCGGTGAAGAAATAAGTGGTCAGTAAAACCGATGTAAACCCCGTCGGCATGAGAGGCGGGGGATTAGTGATGTGACGCTCAACGTCACCGGTACGGGTTTTGATATTTTCGTGCGCCAGCACGCTTTCCACCACGCTCCACGTGAGGCCCGCCTTAGCGAGCGAGGCCTGCCGCGCCCGGATTTCGGCCACCGGCCACACTTCACCATTCGGAATGTGGTGCAGCGCCCACTGATAACTGAGAGCTATAGGTTTATAGCTGCTTCAGGGATGGGAGCGCTCATTGCCCATCATATTTGCGGGCCTGCTGGCGGTAGTATTCCTGCAGCACAAAAAAGGCCTTTTTCTTCGTTCCAGTGCTCGAAATCAGGCCTTTGCGGTTGAAACCATTTTGGTACACCGGGTGCTGGCGGCGGGTGGCGCGGAAGTCGGTTAGTATCCAGGGCGTCATGCCGCGCAGGCCAGGAATGGTACCCAGCATCTTGAGCTGGTTTACGTAGAGCGCCTCCTGGTATTCCTCGCTCCAGCGGGTGTTGGCGTCGCCGTGGTAGCCGGCCAGCGCATCGCCGCCAAACTCGCTGATAATAACCGGCTTGTTGTATTTAATATCGAAGGTGTACTTCGTGATTTCGCCCGGCAGGCCGCCCCAGTACCAGCCGGCGTACTCGTTGAAGCTCGTCAGGTCAAGGTACTCGCCCAGCGGGTCGTCCACGTGCATCACGTTATCGGGCGTGCGGTGCAGCTCCAGGGCGGCGGCCACGAGGCGGGTGTCATCCAGGCTTCGCGCTTTTTTCACCAGGCTGGTCATGAAATTCAGGCGCGGGTCGCCGAGCGGCGTCTCGTTGCCCACCGACCACACCACTACGCTCGCCCGGTTTTTACCCATCGAAATGAGGTCGGAGAGCTGCGCCTCCGCATTTTGGTAGGTGGCGGGGTTTTCCCAGGCAATGGTCCAGTACACCGGCACTTCGGCCCACACGAGTAGGCCCAGCTCGTCGGCCAGCTTCAGCATGAGTTCGTTGTGTGGGTAGTGGGCTAGCCGCACGTAGTTGCAACCCAGCTCCTTCGCCCAGGTGAGCAGCATGCGCAGGTCGCCCTCGCCGCGCGCCCGGCCGGGGATGAGCGGGTTTTCATCGTGTATCGAAATGCCGCGCAGAAACGTCGGTTTGCCGTTCAGCAAAATATCCTGCCCTTTGGTCTGAATCGTGCGGAAACCGATGCGGTCCTGCACCGCATCGGCGCCGCTGGCTAGGCTCACGGCGTAGCGCTTCGGGCTTTGCGGCGACCACAGCTGCAACTTCTTGGCCGGGCAGCGAAAGGTGGCGCGGCCGGCCGAGTCAGTTTTCAGCGTCTGTTTAATACCTGTCTCGGCGATGGTGAGCGTCACCGTCTGGCTAGCCCGGCTGGCTCCGTTCAGCTGCACGTAGCCGGCCAGGGTGCCGGGGTCGTTTTTGGCGAGCTGCACCTCGTAGTCCTTGATGAAGGTGCCGGGCGCCTCGGCCACGAACACGTCGCGGGTGATGCCGCCGTAGTTCCACCAGTCGGTGTTGATGGTGGGCACGGCGTCGGCGTGGCGGGTGTTGTCGGCCTTCACCACCACGAAGTTGTCGCCGCTAGGGTCCAGCTTGCCCGTCACCTCGTACTGGATGGGCGTGAAGCCGCCGCGGTGCATACCCAGCTTCTTGCCATTGAGGTAGATGTGCGCCTCGTAGTTGATGGCCCCGAAATACAGGAAATACCGCTTGCCGGCGGTAGGCAGCAGCTTGAAATTCTTCTTCAGCCAGATGGTGCCTTCGTAATACAAAAGCTTGGGGTCCTGCGAGTTCCAGTCACCGGGCACTTGCAGGGCGGGCGAGTGGTCGAAGTCGTACTCAATCAGCTCGGGCTCCTGCGAGCTGCTGGGCTTCTGATTGTCGTAGTAGCCGCCCTTGCCGGTTTTCGACTGGTCGAATGCCTCGCGGCGGTAGTCGTAAAAGCCGTTTTCGTAGGGGTCGATGATGTAGTTCCAGCTGCCGTTGAGGCTGAGCACGCGGCGGGCCGGCGCATTCTGGATAAGGCCCGACTGGGCACGCAGGGCAATGGGACCAACAAAGAGGGCGAGCAGCAGAGCGGCCAGCCGGCTAGGCCAGGAGCGAAAAAGCATGGGTGGGAAAAGAAAATAACGCCGGGCCCAGACAGCCACCTGGCCGGTGCTGGTCAGCCGGTAAGCGTCCGGGCCCGGCGGGGTACCGAAGCGCGGCCGGGCACCCGACTAGTGCCAGGGACGCCGGGCCACGCCGAAAGGTTGCGCGGACTATTTTCAGCAATATCTGAACGCGTTAAGAATCATTGTTACGAGAGCCCGGTAATGACGCCCTCGTCGTCAATATCCATTCCCTCGGAGGCC
The genomic region above belongs to Hymenobacter sp. BRD128 and contains:
- a CDS encoding glycoside hydrolase family 97 protein codes for the protein MNYKIVVVSALISSAGNSTHAQTIHSPSGKLALRFSLSAAGEPTYQLSYGAKPVLKPSRLGVLVKGQPGFEQGLTVARVDSSQHDDTWTPVWGETKTIRNHYRELAVTVQQAAAPRRRMVLRFRVFDDGLGFRYEWAAQPGFTYFVVSGERTEFNLPADHKAFWIPGDYDSNEYAYTTSRLSAVNTTPIKPIELPAAPTRVQTPLMLKADNGLYVNIHEAALVNYPAMMLNVDTKTFGLASQLVPDAVGNLAYLQAPEHTPWRTVVVADNAPAVLASKLILNLNEPSKIADTGWIKPQKFVGVWWEMQTGKATWNYADTTNIKLAGTNWNKLKPNGRHGANTANVKRYIDFAAAHHIPGVLVEGWNVGWEDWVGNWKEEVFDFVTPYPDFDVDELRNYAADKGVNIIMHHETSGSVTNYERRQEDAYKFMNDHGYTSLKTGYVGKIIPRGEHHDGQWMVNHYLRTAQKTAASRIMVDMHESVRPTGLHRTYPNWLACEAARGNEFNAFSEGNPPEHETILPFTRFMGGPMDYTPGIFKLTNYEPTGQRRVHTTLAKQLALYVTLYSPLQMAADLPENYNAHLDAFKFIEDVPVDWDDTRILAAEPGDYITTVRQAKGKDEWYLGSITDENARTQPIKLDFLTPGQRYEATIYADGKGADWQKNPASYQITKQVVTSKSALTLKLAPGGGAAISFKPVKK
- a CDS encoding glycoside hydrolase family 2 protein, producing the protein MLFRSWPSRLAALLLALFVGPIALRAQSGLIQNAPARRVLSLNGSWNYIIDPYENGFYDYRREAFDQSKTGKGGYYDNQKPSSSQEPELIEYDFDHSPALQVPGDWNSQDPKLLYYEGTIWLKKNFKLLPTAGKRYFLYFGAINYEAHIYLNGKKLGMHRGGFTPIQYEVTGKLDPSGDNFVVVKADNTRHADAVPTINTDWWNYGGITRDVFVAEAPGTFIKDYEVQLAKNDPGTLAGYVQLNGASRASQTVTLTIAETGIKQTLKTDSAGRATFRCPAKKLQLWSPQSPKRYAVSLASGADAVQDRIGFRTIQTKGQDILLNGKPTFLRGISIHDENPLIPGRARGEGDLRMLLTWAKELGCNYVRLAHYPHNELMLKLADELGLLVWAEVPVYWTIAWENPATYQNAEAQLSDLISMGKNRASVVVWSVGNETPLGDPRLNFMTSLVKKARSLDDTRLVAAALELHRTPDNVMHVDDPLGEYLDLTSFNEYAGWYWGGLPGEITKYTFDIKYNKPVIISEFGGDALAGYHGDANTRWSEEYQEALYVNQLKMLGTIPGLRGMTPWILTDFRATRRQHPVYQNGFNRKGLISSTGTKKKAFFVLQEYYRQQARKYDGQ
- a CDS encoding DUF2750 domain-containing protein: MVQDAITVEAKYQKFVERICVSETVWGLQSEAGWAVSESNDFEDTELLPFWSDRAYAAACAKNEWSTYIPTPIPLAEFLESWCVGIYNDGGLIATNMDVNMFGREVEPLELILEVLKQADKIFKALSFRDYESPEMLRKQVQTILKT